A region of the Vicinamibacteria bacterium genome:
GTGGGCCACGCGGCCTCGCTCGGGGCCAGCGGGGTGCTGCTCATCGTACGCTGCCTTTCGAAAGCACAGCTGCGGGAGCTCGTTCTTGCTTCGAAAGAAAGCGGCCTCACGGCGCTGGTGGAATGCCATGACGAAGCCGAGGTCGAGCTCGCCATTTCCCTGGACGGCGTCGTCATCGGCGTGAACAACCGCAACCTCGACACCCTCGACGTCGACACCGGCGTCGCCCCCAGGCTTCTCGCGCGCGTTCCGCCCGACCGGATCACGGTGGCGGAAAGCGGCTATGCGACGGAGAGGGACGTGCGTAATCTGCACGGTCTCGCCGACGCGGTTCTCGTCGGCACCGCTCTCATGAAACACCGCGCCCCCCAAGATCTCATCGAGGCCATGCGCCGATGACGCCGCTGGTGAAGATCTGTGGCCTGAGATGCGTCGAAGACGCGAAGCTCGCCGTCAGCCTCGGAGCGACCCACGTCGGCGCAGTGCGTGCGCCCTCGTCGCCTCGCCGCGCGAGCCTAGGGGAAGCTCGGGCAATCTTCGACGCGGTCTCGGGGACGGCCGAGAGAGTCCTCGTCTTCAAGGACGTGCCCCTCGCGGTCCTCGTCGACGAGGCACGAACGACCCGAGCCGACGCCGTTCAGCTGTACGACCATGACGACGAGGTCGTCCGCACCCTCGAGTCGGAGGGTCTCCGTGTCTACCGCGTCTACCGCGTCGACCCGCGCTTCACCGCTCTACCCGAGATCGCTCCCGAGCCGAGCGACGAGAGACCCGCGGTTCTCGATGTGGGGGGCGGGGGATCGGGCCGAGCGTTCGATTGGGGACTGCTGGGAGAGCGGGCGCCGCGCGCGACGTTCATCGCCGGCGGTATTGGACCGAGAAACGTCAGGGAGCTCATGACCCGAAAGCCCTACGGCATCGACCTCGCGACCGGTGTCGAGAGCGCTCCGGGCGTGAAGGACGAGGTCAAGCTGCGTGAGTTCTTCGAGGAGGTCTCTCGATGAGCACCGAGGTCAGGCCCAAAGTGGGGGCCTTCGGGGAATATGGAGGTCGCTACGTTCCCGAGCTTCTCGTGCCCGCGCTCGACGAGCTCGAGCGCGCTCGCAGGGAAATCGTTCCTAGCCGCGCTTTCCAGAGCGAGCTTTCGCGGCTTCTCGCCGACTGGGTGGGTCGGCCCACTCCCTTGATGGAAGCCCCCGCGTTCTCCGAGGCCTGCGGGCTCGAGGTCGTGATGAAGCGTGAAGAGCTCTTGCACGGAGGTGCCCACAAGACGAACAACGTGGCCGGCCAAGCGCTGCTGACGAGATACATGGGGAAAAAACGCGTCATTGCCGAGACGGGTGCGGGTCAGCACGGCTGCGCCACGGCGATGGCCGCGGCCCGTCTGGGGCTCGAGGCGGTCGTTTACATGGGCGAAAAGGACATCGAGCGGCAGGCGCCGAACGTGAAACGCATGGAGCTCTGCGGCGCCTCGGTAGTCTCCGTGAGAACGGGCTCTCGGACACTGAAAGACGCCATCAACGAAGCGCTTCGCGACTGGACGCAGAACCTGGAGACGACGCACTACCTGCTGGGCACGGTCTGCGGACCCCATCCGTTTCCGAAACTCGTGCGCGACTTCCAGGCGATCATCGGGAGGGAGGCCAGGGGGCAGTGGCGGAAACGCTACCGGAATCTTCCCGATGCCGTCGTCGCCTGCGTCGGGGGCGGAAGCAATGCGATGGGAATCTTTCACGCTTTCGTACGCGACGAAGGCGTCCAGCTGATTGGCGTCGAGCCGGGAGGGCGCGGTATCGAAACGCGCGAGCACGGTGCGACGCTCGTCGCCGGACGGCCGGGGCTTCTCCACGGAGCGCGTACGAGCGTGCTCCAGGACGACGAAGGGCAAATCCTCGAAGCACACAGCGTTTCCGCGGGACTCGACTACCCGGGGGTGGGTCCCGAGCACGCTTACCTGCGCGACATCGGGCGGGCGCGCTATGTCGCCGTGACCGATGAGGAAGCACTCGATGCGTTCGAGCGGCTCTCCGAGCTCGAGGGTATCATCCCCGCGTTCGAGCCCGCCCACGCGCTCGCCTTCCTGTTGAAGGCGGTTCGCGAGAACGAGCTTCGCGCGGGCGCACACGTCTTGATGAACCTCTGCGGCCGCGGTGACAAGGATCTGGAAACGTATTTCCGCTTCCATGCGGGAAGGCGCGGGGACTCGTGACTCGCTCCCGCGTCAAGCGCCTGTTGAAGACCTCGCCAAGGGTAAGCCCCTTTCTCGTAATCGGCGATCCGACCCCGCAGCTCTCGGTCGAGCTCGCACGGGCCGCGGTCGGGGCGGGCGCCGATATGATCGAGCTCGGCTTTCCCTACAGCGATCCCGTGGCCGATGGACCGGCGATTCAGGCCGCCGCCGGCCGCTCTTTGGCCGGGGGAACGTCCACAACCCAGGCGATCGCTCTTCTCGGCCGGGTGCACGACGCCGTCCCGGAAACGCCGCTCAATCTTCTCGTGTACGGGAACCTCGTTCACGCCCGAGGCTTCGATCGTTTCTGCGAAGAAGTCGCCCTGGCCGGCGCATCCACGCTCCTCGTTCCCGATATTCCGCTCGAGGAGAGCGCCGTGCTGAAGCGCGCCTGTCGCAAGGCGGGTCTCGGACACGTGCAACTCGTAGGGCCCTTGACATCGAGGGAACGACTCGCGCGGATCGATCGGTTCGCCGATAGCTTCGTCTATCTCGTCGCCCACCAGGGTGTCACCGGTGTTCGTTCCGGAGGATTCGACGCCGTGGAGATGCTGGTGGCGCGAGTGGCGAATGCGGTGTCGAATCCCCTGTGTCTCGGCTTCGGCTTGTCGAAACGAGAACAGATCGAAAGGGCGTTTCGCGCCGGGGCGCGTCTCGCCGTGGTGGGAAGTCATTTGGCCAATGTGATCGGCGCCGTCTGGGCCGACGACCAACCGGGGCGCGACCGGATGGTCGTGGAAGCCTTCTCCGAGGCTCTAAGGACGCTCACGACGCCGGAAACAGGAAGGAAAGAAGAACATGCTGGTCATCATGCGTAAGGGCAGCACGAAAGAACAGTGTGATGCCGTGGAAGACGCCATTCGGCGGATGGGCTTCACGCCTCTTCCCGTCCCGGGCGAGAACCGCACGGCGATCTGCATTACCGGGAACCGCGGACCGGTGGAGGCCGCCTTCTTGAACCAGCTGCCGGGTGTTCTCGAGTGCATTCCCGTCACCAAGCCTTACAAGCTCGTGAGCCGCGAGGTCCATCCCGAGGACACGATCGTCGACGTCTCGGGCGTTCGCATCGGGAGCGGCGCCACCACTCTCATCGCCGGGCCTTGCAGCGTAGAGACGGAGTCGCGCACGCTCGAAGTCGCCCGGCGCGTCCAGGCTTCAGGAGCTCAAATCTTTCGCGCGGGAGCCTACAAACCGCGCACGAGTCCGTACGCGTTTCAAGGCCTGGGAGAAGAAGGGCTTCTCACCCTGAAGCTGGTTCGCGACGAGCTGGGTCTTCCGGTGGTGAGCGAGGTCATGGACACCTCACTCGCCGAGAAAGTGGCCGAGCACGTGGACATGCTCCAAGTTGGTGCGCGCAACATGCAGAATTTCTCGCTCCTCAAGAAGCTGGGTGAGTTGAAGAGACCGGTGCTCTTGAAGCGAGGCATCTCGGCCACGCTCGAAGAATGGCTGATGGCGGCAGAATACTTGCTGGCCCAGGGGAACCCTCACGTCGTCCTCTGCGAGCGTGGGGTCAGGACGTTCAACAACCATTCGCGCAACACGCTCGATCTGAACGTCGTCCCCCTGGCGCGCATGATGACGCACCTTCCCGTCATCGTAGACCCCTCACACGGTGTGGGTCGGCGCGAGAGAGTGCGGCACCTGGCGCGAGCGGCCCTCGCGGCGGGCGCGCACGGATTGATGATGGAAGTGCATACGCACCCGGATACGGCCTACTCGGACGCCCAGCAAACCATCGACGTCGAGACGTTCGAGGGTATCGTGGAAGACGCGGCGGTATTGAGGCAGCTCGAGCCCTTGTTCGGTCGGTAATCAACCGAGAGCAAAGCTCATTACGCCTCTTCCCACGAGCGCGCCATTCACGGTGGCGGTGACACTGAGACTTCCGAAACGGGCCCGCATCCTCCGCACGATGGCCTCGACGCGCACGACGGAGCCCAGCGCCACCCGCATCGGAAACTCGGCTTCATCGATGGCGCGGAAGTAAATCGGCTTTCCGCGATTCCGCTCCTCGTAGAGTGCCAGGATGGCGCCGACTTGAGCCATCGCTTCGGCGAGCACACTCACGGGCAGGTGCGCCGGCGGGGTCCAGGAGGCGAGGTAGCGAAGCGTCTCGTCGACGTCGAGCTCTCCCACGATCCGTTTCCCTTCCTCGATCTCGGTCACGCGATCCACGAAAAGAAAAGGGTGACGGTGAGGCAGGATGGCCTCGATCTGTTCTCGGTCGAGTATGGCGGCCATCGCTAGGACTTGAGCTCAGGCAAATATAGCACGGACGGGCCAACGCAATCGGAACTGGCTACGGCACAACAAGTTAGATGGGTATAACGTCCCCGCGTTCGGTGCCGATAAATAGTAGTGGAAGAATGTCCAAACGCGGAAGACCCGAGAACGAGCTCATGGTGGAGCGTCTCGCCAGCGTGACCCACGAACTGCGGACCCCGCTCAACGGGATACTCGGTCTGTCCCAACTCCTTCTGCAGATGAAGCCCACTCCGGAGCAGCGCGAATACCTCGAAATGATCCGGGGCTCGGGCGTGACGCTCCTGACGGTGCTCAACGACATCCTCGACTACTCACGGATCCACGGCGTGGGGCTTCGATTGGATTCGGAGCCCTTTCACATCAGGCGCTGGATGCGACAGTGTGTCAAGACGCTGGCACCGCAGGCTCACGGCAAGGGACTCGAGCTCGCCTACTGGGTCGAGCCCGAAGTCCCGGGGGTCATCGTGGCCGACGCGATCCGCCTGCAGCAGGTGCTGGTGAACTTGATCGTGAACGCCATCAAATATACCAACGAGGGAGAGGTCGTCGTCGAAGCGAGCCGGCTCGAAAGAAACGGAGACCGGACGTGGCTTCACTTTTGCGTTCGCGACACAGGTATCGGCATCCCGCGTTCGCGACACCAGTCGATCTTCGAGCCGTTTGCCCAGGCGAGCTCGCGAACGAGCGAGAGCTCCGGCCTCGGATTGGGGCTCGCCATTTCGTCCGAGATCATGCACCACATGGGGGGCGTCATTCGGGTCGAGAGCGAGCCGGGAGCGGGAAGCCGGTTCCACGTCGAGGTTCCCGTTCGGGTCTCGAGCGACGTCGACGAAGAAGAGCGAAACGCCGTCTCCCTCGACGGGATCCGTGCGCTTTTGATTGACGATAGTGAGGTTACCCGTGTCCTGCTCGAGAGGCAGCTCCGGCTGTGGGGTGTCGAAGTGACGGCGACGGGGCATGCGGAAGCCGCGCT
Encoded here:
- the trpA gene encoding tryptophan synthase subunit alpha, yielding MTRSRVKRLLKTSPRVSPFLVIGDPTPQLSVELARAAVGAGADMIELGFPYSDPVADGPAIQAAAGRSLAGGTSTTQAIALLGRVHDAVPETPLNLLVYGNLVHARGFDRFCEEVALAGASTLLVPDIPLEESAVLKRACRKAGLGHVQLVGPLTSRERLARIDRFADSFVYLVAHQGVTGVRSGGFDAVEMLVARVANAVSNPLCLGFGLSKREQIERAFRAGARLAVVGSHLANVIGAVWADDQPGRDRMVVEAFSEALRTLTTPETGRKEEHAGHHA
- a CDS encoding indole-3-glycerol-phosphate synthase, which translates into the protein MGVLDDLVARASARAQRLRPPEHRVMPPGEPLASALRGKEELSVIAEFKRASPSEGEIAARNLEEQVALYEDAGAAAVSVLTEPSRFNGSYEDLARAARAVSIPILMKDFVVDPVQVGHAASLGASGVLLIVRCLSKAQLRELVLASKESGLTALVECHDEAEVELAISLDGVVIGVNNRNLDTLDVDTGVAPRLLARVPPDRITVAESGYATERDVRNLHGLADAVLVGTALMKHRAPQDLIEAMRR
- the trpB gene encoding tryptophan synthase subunit beta codes for the protein MSTEVRPKVGAFGEYGGRYVPELLVPALDELERARREIVPSRAFQSELSRLLADWVGRPTPLMEAPAFSEACGLEVVMKREELLHGGAHKTNNVAGQALLTRYMGKKRVIAETGAGQHGCATAMAAARLGLEAVVYMGEKDIERQAPNVKRMELCGASVVSVRTGSRTLKDAINEALRDWTQNLETTHYLLGTVCGPHPFPKLVRDFQAIIGREARGQWRKRYRNLPDAVVACVGGGSNAMGIFHAFVRDEGVQLIGVEPGGRGIETREHGATLVAGRPGLLHGARTSVLQDDEGQILEAHSVSAGLDYPGVGPEHAYLRDIGRARYVAVTDEEALDAFERLSELEGIIPAFEPAHALAFLLKAVRENELRAGAHVLMNLCGRGDKDLETYFRFHAGRRGDS
- the aroF gene encoding 3-deoxy-7-phosphoheptulonate synthase; the protein is MLVIMRKGSTKEQCDAVEDAIRRMGFTPLPVPGENRTAICITGNRGPVEAAFLNQLPGVLECIPVTKPYKLVSREVHPEDTIVDVSGVRIGSGATTLIAGPCSVETESRTLEVARRVQASGAQIFRAGAYKPRTSPYAFQGLGEEGLLTLKLVRDELGLPVVSEVMDTSLAEKVAEHVDMLQVGARNMQNFSLLKKLGELKRPVLLKRGISATLEEWLMAAEYLLAQGNPHVVLCERGVRTFNNHSRNTLDLNVVPLARMMTHLPVIVDPSHGVGRRERVRHLARAALAAGAHGLMMEVHTHPDTAYSDAQQTIDVETFEGIVEDAAVLRQLEPLFGR
- a CDS encoding phosphoribosylanthranilate isomerase, coding for MTPLVKICGLRCVEDAKLAVSLGATHVGAVRAPSSPRRASLGEARAIFDAVSGTAERVLVFKDVPLAVLVDEARTTRADAVQLYDHDDEVVRTLESEGLRVYRVYRVDPRFTALPEIAPEPSDERPAVLDVGGGGSGRAFDWGLLGERAPRATFIAGGIGPRNVRELMTRKPYGIDLATGVESAPGVKDEVKLREFFEEVSR
- a CDS encoding 3-hydroxyacyl-[acyl-carrier-protein] dehydratase FabZ, with the protein product MAAILDREQIEAILPHRHPFLFVDRVTEIEEGKRIVGELDVDETLRYLASWTPPAHLPVSVLAEAMAQVGAILALYEERNRGKPIYFRAIDEAEFPMRVALGSVVRVEAIVRRMRARFGSLSVTATVNGALVGRGVMSFALG